The Antedon mediterranea chromosome 7, ecAntMedi1.1, whole genome shotgun sequence genome has a segment encoding these proteins:
- the LOC140054377 gene encoding uncharacterized protein: MLSKKQVLDILEAVTFPGDEANDKVLAFSKSPKSERLKIIKESSSHDDRRLAATIELQRLWRGCQVRCAILAALHPHLSTEVIYQQLKSSKHRLQDVETPPRSKSTSPVKKSSSKNLVKSDSSSGNKSPVSKKPSIKGLHKPTAKERLQKYYRNSAIQKGHKDILSFEHFCANFIQNWWNKVYRKRTKTSKKSVRISPPSPQTFSPKDSHVDVIPVKPVIYYKKKKRSGPLDRNEAAKIIQCAWRRHIDVQVYRYYRDLINFKCRGDPSMMLKCINPKEAALLDAAAGIHIKFRLAGDRFPPNIYYKIYTHRNIVDMCANSPKDYTKACTKRAAARDVHNKTNTRIRSNGKQGWYKRFENNGWRLVSDRLLVRADQDPVAWESSKVTKDFHHSKLKRQEDVDKKKRKRKVEWMKKMYKEGMLKAKSGDADTVSIIEGTAQGMVSAFEKDGVHAVDECEVDELLEWTTGLNFEDYWTGWKEIATSSGSEQAADGRINFGTSAQDPYEITFSADTKLTMNSPQGHPANNNRIIVPNPPITSSTN; the protein is encoded by the exons ATGTTAAGTAAAAAACAAGTGTTAGATATACTGGAAGCTGTGACATTTCCAG GAGATGAAGCAAATGATAAAGTGCTTGCCTTTTCAAAGTCACCAAAATCTGAAAGACTAAAAATTATTAAAGAGAGTAGCAGTCATGATGACAGGAGGCTGGCGGCTACTATTGAGCTTCAAAGGTTGTGGAGGGGATGCCAAGTTAG gtgtGCAATTTTAGCGGCGCTGCATCCCCACCTCAGCACAGAGGTTATCTACCAACAGTTAAAATCAAGCAAGCATAGACTACAAGATGTAGAAACACCACCAAGATCAAAATCAACATCCCCCGTCAAGAAGTCTTCCTCTAAAAATCTTGTTAAATCTGATTCCAGTTCCGGCAATAAGTCTCCAGTTTCAAAG aAGCCAAGTATCAAAGGTTTACATAAACCAACTGCCAAAGAACGGTTACAAAAGTACTACAGAAATTCAGCCATTCAAAAGGGGCATAAAGACATTTTATC TTTTGAACATTTCTGTGCAAATTTTATCCAGAACTGGTGGAATAAAGTTTATAGAAAACGAACAAAAACGAGTAAAAAGTCGGTAAGAATATCGCCACCTTCACCGCAAACATTCTCGCCAAAGGATAGCCACGTAGATGTTATTCCCGTCAAGCCTGTTATCTATtacaagaaaaagaaaagatcCGGACCTCTGGATCGCAACGAGGCTGCTAAGATTATACAGTGTGCGTGGCGTAGACACATA gATGTTCAAGTCTATCGTTACTATCGTGATCTTATTAACTTCAAGTGTCGTGGAGACCCATCAATGATGCTTAAATGCATTAACCCCAAGGAAGCTGCCTTGCTAGATGCTGCAGCTGGCATCCACATCAAGTTCAGATTGGCTGGG GATAGATTTCCACCAAACATCTACTACAAGATATACACCCATCGTAACATTGTTGATATGTGTGCCAACAGTCCTAAGGATTACACCAAGGCATGTACTAAGCGAGCAGCAGCCAGAGATGTACACAACAAAACGAACACACGCATACGGAGTAATGGCAAGCAGGGCTGGTATAAGCGGTTTGAAAATAACGGATGGAGACTTGTCTCTGATAGG TTGCTTGTAAGAGCGGACCAAGACCCTGTAGCATGGGAGTCATCAAAAGTAACCAAAGATTTTCaccattcaaaattaaaaagacAAGAAGATGTAgacaagaaaaaaagaaagagaaaagtAGAATGGATGAAGAAAAt GTATAAAGAAGGTATGTTAAAAGCCAAAAGTGGTGATGCTGACACTGTGTCCATCATAGAGGGCACTGCTCAGGGAATGGTGTCTGCCTTTGAAAAAGATGGTGTCCACGCCGTTGACGAGTGTGAGGTCGATGAACTTTTAGAATGGACAACTGGATTAAATTTTGAAGA TTATTGGACAGGTTGGAAAGAAATTGCTACTAGCAGTGGCTCAGAACAAGCTGCAG ATGGTCGAATTAACTTTGGCACATCAGCACAAGATCCTTACGAGATCACATTCTCTGCAGACACCAAACTCACTATGAACTCTCCTCAAGGACATCCTGCCAACAACAATCGCATCATTGTTCCTAATCCACCAATAACCTCTTCTACAAACTGA
- the LOC140054378 gene encoding serine protease 23-like, with the protein MYSILGLRILICLIIPNSLAFENKRLETFNLPKDTTVHLVVKEEQATFGGGFGSGGFNLTIDYEEESTLDVITKERAEQDLSYETVDEYGNKKDIRVKLKHAFVDYLNEYSEKLKKAELDWDLLEEHRRNRRDVFQDDTRFPITEAEAFEGLPFSAVVTFNIGCSGILVGEKHVLTAAHCFHDGKKYIHKTKDIRVGFRKNKTLSTYDVNTDPSKAFYWIRVAKLNLPAAWSITRYSRKGALLPVPLHDDYAIVELKRSPDNREPMDFSISSHGNVGAGTRVHMGAFDEQSDQSVMMYRYCPVAYEEQSMTYQFCDASSSASGAGVYIREWNGLFGEFDRKVVGVFVGKHTLREGSGREEKVNAALRLTPLKFAQVCFWITGSYSSCHV; encoded by the coding sequence atgtattctaTACTAGGCCTACGTATTCTTATATGCTTAATCATTCCAAATTCACTAGCTTTCGAGAATAAACGGCTGGAAACATTTAATTTGCCAAAGGATACCACGGTACATCTGGTTGTGAAGGAAGAGCAGGCGACATTTGGCGGTGGATTCGGATCCGGTGGATTTAATTTAACCATTGACTATGAAGAAGAATCTACATTGGATGTTATCACGAAAGAACGAGCTGAGCAGGATTTATCTTACGAAACGGTTGACGAATATGGAAATAAGAAAGACATACGAGTAAAATTAAAGCACGCTTTTGTGGattatttaaatgaatattcTGAAAAGTTGAAGAAAGCTGAGCTGGATTGGGATCTTCTTGAAGAGCACAGGCGTAACAGACGCGACGTCTTCCAAGACGATACGCGCTTTCCAATCACCGAAGCGGAAGCGTTCGAAGGCCTACCGTTCTCAGCAGTCGTCACTTTCAATATTGGATGCTCAGGAATTTTAGtcggtgaaaaacacgttttaacaGCCGCACATTGTTTCCACGACGGTAAAAAATACATTCACAAAACCAAGGATATTAGAGTAGGATTTAGAAAGAACAAAACGCTCTCCACGTATGACGTCAACACTGATCCATCAAAGGCTTTCTATTGGATAAGAGTTGCTAAGCTAAATCTACCAGCCGCTTGGTCAATAACCAGATACAGCCGCAAAGGCGCTTTGCTCCCCGTACCTCTTCATGATGACTACGCTATCGTTGAGCTTAAACGCTCACCTGATAACCGGGAACCAATGGATTTTAGCATAAGTTCACACGGAAACGTTGGTGCTGGAACACGCGTGCACATGGGCGCATTTGACGAGCAATCCGATCAGTCTGTCATGATGTATCGCTATTGTCCGGTGGCATATGAAGAGCAAAGTATGACGTATCAATTCTGTGACGCGTCTTCTAGCGCATCAGGCGCTGGTGTTTACATCCGTGAGTGGAATGGTTTATTTGGAGAGTTTGATCGCAAAGTTGTTGGCGTATTTGTTGGTAAGCACACATTGAGGGAAGGGAGTGGTCGTGAAGAAAAGGTGAACGCGGCATTGCGGTTAACGCCTTTGAAGTTTGCTCAGGTGTGTTTCTGGATCACTGGATCGTACAGTAGCTGTCACGTCTGA